In Pedobacter sp. W3I1, one DNA window encodes the following:
- the ispF gene encoding 2-C-methyl-D-erythritol 2,4-cyclodiphosphate synthase, translated as MKIRVGFGFDVHQLKDQHPFVVGGVTLDHHKGAFGHSDADVLLHAICDALLGAANLRDIGFHFKNTDDRWKGISSIILLKETVKLLAEKGWQIGNIDAMLCLEAPKINPHIPAMQQNIADAIGISTEDISIKATTNEQMGFIGREEGVVSYAVCLIEKP; from the coding sequence ATGAAAATTAGAGTAGGTTTCGGATTCGATGTACATCAGTTAAAAGATCAGCATCCATTTGTTGTTGGTGGGGTTACATTAGATCATCATAAAGGCGCTTTTGGGCATTCAGACGCTGATGTTTTGCTTCACGCCATTTGCGATGCGCTTTTAGGTGCAGCCAACCTTCGCGATATCGGTTTCCATTTTAAAAATACAGATGATAGGTGGAAAGGCATCAGTAGCATCATCTTATTGAAAGAAACGGTTAAATTGCTGGCCGAAAAAGGTTGGCAGATTGGCAATATCGATGCGATGCTTTGTTTAGAAGCACCAAAAATTAATCCCCATATTCCTGCTATGCAACAAAATATTGCTGATGCAATTGGAATTTCTACCGAAGACATTTCGATAAAAGCAACAACCAATGAACAAATGGGCTTTATTGGTAGAGAAGAGGGCGTTGTTTCTTATGCCGTTTGTTTAATAGAAAAACCTTAA
- a CDS encoding pirin family protein: protein METKQIEKVLKAPAPHMVGDGFRVHNFFPSGYEINMSPFFLMDYGSKIEFSARKEPRGVGIHPHRGFETVTIAYHGAVAHHDSSGNSGVIYPGDVQWMTAASGVLHKEYHETQYSLAGGPFQMVQLWINLPAKDKMGKPRYQAIKQADMAHFDLPENGGKIEIIAGNYNGLKGNANSFTPIELYNARLNKGGEARFNFPENFNTGFMVIEGSIKINGSETASVDDFVHFKNKGEEIKIEALENSVVLILSGEPIDEPIAQYGPFLMNTEAEIHQAIEDYNQGRFGYLEE from the coding sequence ATGGAAACAAAACAAATAGAAAAAGTATTAAAAGCTCCTGCCCCACATATGGTTGGCGATGGCTTTAGGGTACACAATTTTTTTCCAAGCGGTTACGAAATCAACATGAGTCCATTTTTCTTAATGGATTATGGCTCAAAGATTGAATTTTCTGCCAGGAAAGAACCAAGAGGCGTTGGTATTCACCCACACCGGGGCTTTGAAACGGTAACTATTGCCTATCATGGTGCGGTTGCACATCATGATAGTTCCGGAAATAGCGGAGTAATTTATCCAGGTGATGTACAATGGATGACCGCTGCAAGTGGTGTATTACATAAAGAATATCATGAAACGCAGTACAGCTTAGCTGGAGGTCCCTTTCAAATGGTTCAACTTTGGATTAATTTACCTGCTAAAGACAAAATGGGTAAACCAAGGTATCAGGCAATTAAACAGGCCGATATGGCTCACTTTGACCTTCCAGAAAATGGAGGGAAAATCGAGATCATTGCTGGTAATTATAATGGTTTAAAAGGCAATGCAAATAGCTTTACTCCAATCGAACTGTATAATGCAAGGTTAAATAAAGGCGGCGAAGCTAGATTTAACTTCCCCGAAAACTTTAATACCGGATTTATGGTGATTGAAGGTTCGATCAAAATTAACGGGTCTGAAACCGCATCTGTAGATGATTTTGTGCACTTCAAAAATAAAGGTGAAGAAATAAAAATCGAAGCTTTGGAAAACAGTGTTGTTTTGATTTTAAGCGGAGAACCGATAGACGAACCAATTGCTCAATACGGTCCATTTTTAATGAATACAGAGGCCGAAATCCACCAGGCCATTGAAGATTATAACCAAGGTAGATTTGGTTATTTAGAAGAGTAA
- a CDS encoding FeoB-associated Cys-rich membrane protein yields the protein MDIQTILVFLLFAVALVYVGRLVFKSLQVKKDGCGGNCKCGVDFSDIKPVKK from the coding sequence ATGGATATTCAAACGATTTTAGTCTTTTTACTTTTTGCGGTAGCACTGGTATATGTTGGCCGTTTGGTTTTTAAATCTTTACAGGTAAAAAAAGATGGATGTGGTGGTAATTGCAAATGTGGAGTAGATTTTTCCGATATTAAGCCCGTAAAAAAATAA
- a CDS encoding YceI family protein, with the protein MATTKWTLDPTHSELQFKVKHLMITTVTGSLKSFSAELSSEGDEFENAEISFKGDIGSIDTGNTDRDNHLKSGDFFDAEKFAHIEFKSNSVEKDGDDYIVKGDLTIKGETKPVKLTAEFGGIATDPWGNTKAGFTLSGKINRSEFGLTWNAALETGGVMVSEEVRILGELQFVKQA; encoded by the coding sequence ATGGCAACTACAAAATGGACATTAGATCCAACCCACAGCGAATTACAATTTAAAGTAAAACACCTCATGATTACTACTGTAACCGGTAGTTTAAAATCTTTTTCAGCAGAATTATCATCTGAAGGTGATGAATTTGAAAATGCAGAGATTTCTTTTAAAGGTGACATCGGTTCAATTGATACCGGAAATACAGATCGCGACAATCACTTAAAAAGTGGTGATTTTTTCGATGCCGAAAAATTTGCGCACATCGAATTCAAATCCAATTCAGTAGAAAAAGATGGTGACGATTATATCGTTAAAGGTGATTTAACCATTAAAGGCGAAACTAAACCAGTAAAATTAACTGCAGAATTTGGTGGTATTGCTACCGATCCTTGGGGAAATACCAAAGCAGGGTTTACTTTAAGCGGAAAAATTAACCGTTCCGAATTCGGTTTAACCTGGAATGCTGCATTAGAAACTGGTGGTGTAATGGTAAGTGAAGAAGTTCGCATTTTAGGCGAATTACAGTTTGTTAAACAAGCATAG
- a CDS encoding Crp/Fnr family transcriptional regulator produces MIHQFQKYLQEKIEITDEQFESISSVLKVKKFEKNEIVQYTGDNFKHGYFVGKGLLRAYSIDAKGKEHILQFAPENWLVSDRNNMNNEPSIFFIDAIEATEAVLMPNNFMEEAARQVPCLQPMQIKLLNNSIRFMQKRINMLLSATAEERYLDFIKLYPNLTLRVPQWMIASYLGITPESLSRVRKELANKHFRP; encoded by the coding sequence ATGATTCATCAGTTCCAAAAATACTTACAGGAAAAAATAGAGATAACTGATGAGCAGTTCGAAAGCATATCATCGGTTTTAAAGGTTAAAAAATTCGAGAAAAACGAAATAGTTCAATATACCGGCGATAATTTTAAACACGGATATTTTGTAGGCAAAGGCTTATTACGGGCATACTCAATTGATGCAAAAGGCAAAGAACACATCCTCCAGTTCGCCCCCGAAAACTGGCTGGTTTCTGACCGTAACAACATGAACAATGAGCCATCAATATTTTTTATCGATGCCATCGAAGCAACCGAAGCCGTATTAATGCCCAACAATTTCATGGAAGAAGCTGCCAGACAAGTACCATGCTTACAGCCCATGCAAATCAAACTACTCAACAATTCGATCCGCTTTATGCAGAAGAGAATTAACATGTTATTAAGTGCAACGGCGGAAGAAAGATACCTCGATTTTATTAAACTTTATCCTAACCTTACCCTACGCGTACCACAATGGATGATTGCATCTTATCTGGGCATTACACCAGAATCGCTAAGCCGGGTAAGAAAAGAACTGGCCAATAAACACTTTAGGCCATAA
- a CDS encoding glycosyltransferase, with the protein MSGKQIFQTETKRRWHAFTWVSRTFFLVFIIAIICVVYTLSSVQAPNLPFINTNTPLTQKQLEKLKKSQQYKDFTIEKSKLQKIKKDREYRILTHHGNNKRINMAFYVSWAASKERSISDLKRNIGHLDMVATESFFLNGDSIVDKADTAALKVIHTAKKSAIAVVSNFNKDHWDGAAVRRLLNDQPAQQKLIYDLIAITKKYGYSGINIDFEELNLENGDSFNTFMKNLYSQFHAEKLIVSQDISPENDDYKPEILQKYNDYLVLMAYDQHTEQSNAGDISHQEWVEEKLDDICSKVDASKVILALACYGYDWPNNSIGKPITYEDAMTTAVNYKSKINFNPASANLNYTYNDGSGIKHEVYFTDAATYFNLIRKADDWDIAGVALWRLGSEDKRLWSFISNDLSLDTLKKKPFDLRKIASLNMGGISYLGDGEILDLISTPTPGSVKFTLNKDNFSIADQKYTRLPEQYVIKRFGEADKKIALTFDDGPDPVYTPQVLNILKQEKVPGCFFVVGIMSEQNMELLRQEYNDGYEIGNHTFFHPDMSAIGPRRVKFELNATRRLIEAVTGHSTILFRAPFNADAEPQNISEILPVAQSRKENYINIGEYIDPEDWEPGKTADQIFNEVVKQQDNGNILLLHDAGGNREATVAALPRIIKFFKAKGYTFTTVGDLMGKKRSELMPAVKSTANSGFSGSGDYFFINFFYYGNMILNIIFSVAIVLAILRTIFIAYLAIRQRKRAKRYAGKLITNPSEKVSIIIPAYNEEVTAVQTINSLLKTTYPDFELIFVDDGSKDKTFEIINEHFGNHPQVKVFRKANGGKASALNYGISKASAEFVICIDADTQLKDDAVTELMRYFYSKKIAAVAGTVKVGNANNIITKWQSIEYITAQNMDRRAFDLLNTITVVPGAIGAFRKNVILEIGGFTIDTLAEDCDLTMRILKAGYRVKNCDTAIAYTEAPETVSMLLKQRFRWSFGVMQSFWKNRKTLLNKKYGYFGMVGMPNILIYQIILPLFSPLADLFMFISLISGLFSLSAINNLTLTGFSGILSLHNGFGQVLFYYIIFIVVDMIFAAIAFRMEKEKYTNLLYLFPQRFFWRQLMYVVLFRSFRKAIKGELETWGTLKRTGNVKEQVA; encoded by the coding sequence ATGTCCGGAAAACAAATATTTCAAACTGAGACTAAGAGACGCTGGCATGCCTTTACCTGGGTAAGCCGCACTTTTTTTTTAGTTTTCATTATCGCAATTATCTGCGTGGTGTACACACTGTCTTCAGTACAGGCACCCAATTTGCCATTTATTAATACCAATACACCCTTAACACAAAAACAGTTAGAGAAGTTAAAGAAATCGCAACAGTACAAAGATTTCACCATCGAAAAATCTAAACTGCAAAAAATCAAAAAAGATCGTGAATATCGCATTTTAACCCATCATGGCAATAACAAACGTATAAACATGGCTTTTTACGTAAGCTGGGCGGCAAGTAAAGAAAGATCAATATCGGATTTAAAACGTAATATAGGCCATTTGGATATGGTAGCCACAGAATCATTCTTTTTAAATGGTGATTCTATTGTTGACAAAGCTGATACTGCCGCTTTGAAGGTAATCCATACAGCCAAAAAATCAGCAATTGCGGTAGTTTCTAACTTTAATAAAGATCATTGGGATGGCGCAGCGGTAAGACGACTATTAAATGATCAGCCTGCACAGCAAAAATTGATTTACGACCTCATTGCAATTACCAAAAAATATGGCTACAGCGGCATCAATATAGATTTCGAAGAACTTAATCTCGAAAATGGTGACAGCTTTAATACTTTTATGAAAAATCTTTACAGCCAATTTCACGCCGAGAAGTTGATTGTGTCTCAGGATATTTCACCCGAAAACGACGATTATAAACCAGAAATCCTTCAAAAATATAACGATTATCTCGTACTGATGGCCTACGATCAGCACACTGAACAAAGTAATGCGGGTGATATTTCACACCAGGAATGGGTAGAAGAAAAACTGGATGATATCTGTAGTAAGGTAGATGCCAGCAAAGTAATTCTGGCCTTGGCCTGTTATGGTTACGATTGGCCAAACAATAGTATTGGTAAACCGATTACCTATGAAGATGCAATGACTACAGCTGTTAATTACAAAAGTAAAATAAACTTCAATCCTGCTTCGGCCAATTTAAATTACACCTATAATGATGGAAGTGGAATTAAACATGAAGTTTACTTTACTGATGCAGCAACCTATTTTAACTTAATCCGCAAGGCTGATGATTGGGATATTGCTGGTGTAGCCTTATGGCGATTAGGTTCGGAAGACAAGCGCTTATGGTCTTTTATATCTAATGATCTTAGTCTGGATACATTAAAGAAAAAACCATTCGATTTACGTAAAATTGCTTCGTTAAATATGGGTGGCATCTCCTACTTAGGTGATGGTGAAATTCTGGATCTGATCTCTACTCCTACGCCGGGTAGTGTAAAATTTACATTAAATAAAGACAATTTCTCTATTGCCGATCAAAAATATACCCGACTCCCAGAGCAATACGTAATTAAAAGATTTGGAGAGGCCGATAAAAAAATCGCCTTAACCTTTGATGATGGTCCCGATCCTGTTTATACGCCACAGGTGTTAAATATTTTGAAACAGGAAAAAGTACCAGGCTGTTTCTTTGTTGTTGGCATTATGTCCGAGCAAAACATGGAATTGTTAAGACAGGAATATAATGATGGTTACGAAATTGGAAACCATACTTTTTTCCACCCGGATATGTCGGCAATTGGCCCCAGACGTGTAAAATTCGAGCTGAACGCTACCCGTAGGTTAATTGAAGCCGTTACCGGCCACAGCACAATCCTGTTCCGTGCACCATTTAATGCCGATGCCGAACCCCAAAATATTTCCGAAATTTTACCGGTTGCACAAAGCCGTAAAGAGAATTACATCAATATCGGTGAATATATCGATCCCGAAGATTGGGAACCGGGCAAAACTGCCGACCAGATTTTTAATGAGGTGGTAAAACAGCAAGACAACGGCAATATCCTTTTACTGCATGATGCCGGCGGAAATCGTGAGGCTACTGTAGCAGCCTTACCCCGGATTATAAAATTCTTCAAAGCCAAAGGTTATACTTTTACAACAGTCGGCGATTTAATGGGCAAAAAAAGATCAGAACTCATGCCGGCAGTTAAATCTACCGCAAATAGCGGTTTTTCAGGCTCAGGTGATTACTTTTTCATCAATTTCTTTTACTATGGAAACATGATTTTAAACATCATATTTTCCGTTGCTATTGTGCTTGCGATCTTAAGAACCATATTTATTGCCTATTTAGCCATCAGACAAAGAAAAAGAGCGAAACGCTATGCGGGTAAATTAATAACAAATCCATCAGAGAAAGTGAGCATTATCATTCCGGCTTACAATGAAGAAGTTACTGCTGTACAAACCATTAACAGTCTTTTAAAAACCACTTACCCCGATTTTGAATTAATTTTTGTTGATGATGGTTCGAAAGATAAAACCTTCGAAATCATTAATGAACATTTCGGAAATCATCCTCAGGTAAAGGTTTTCCGCAAAGCAAATGGAGGTAAAGCATCAGCTTTAAATTATGGTATTTCAAAAGCCAGTGCTGAGTTTGTGATCTGTATCGATGCCGATACCCAGTTGAAAGACGATGCCGTTACCGAATTGATGCGTTATTTCTATAGTAAGAAAATAGCAGCTGTAGCCGGAACGGTAAAAGTGGGAAATGCCAACAACATTATTACCAAATGGCAATCAATCGAATACATTACGGCTCAAAATATGGATAGACGGGCCTTCGACTTATTAAATACAATTACCGTTGTACCAGGGGCAATAGGTGCCTTTAGAAAAAATGTGATCTTAGAGATCGGCGGATTTACCATTGATACACTTGCCGAAGACTGCGATTTAACCATGCGTATTTTAAAAGCAGGTTACCGCGTAAAAAACTGTGATACTGCAATTGCTTATACTGAGGCGCCAGAAACGGTGAGCATGTTGCTTAAACAACGTTTCCGCTGGAGTTTCGGTGTAATGCAAAGTTTCTGGAAAAACAGAAAAACATTGCTTAACAAGAAGTATGGCTATTTTGGAATGGTAGGCATGCCAAATATCTTGATCTATCAGATTATTTTACCATTATTTTCTCCACTTGCCGATCTTTTTATGTTTATCTCGTTAATTAGCGGCCTATTTTCGCTAAGCGCTATAAACAATTTAACCCTAACCGGATTTTCAGGGATTTTAAGTCTGCACAATGGTTTCGGTCAGGTGCTTTTCTACTACATTATTTTTATCGTTGTAGATATGATCTTTGCTGCAATTGCTTTCAGAATGGAAAAAGAAAAGTACACGAATTTACTTTACCTTTTCCCACAACGGTTTTTCTGGCGACAATTAATGTATGTTGTGCTATTCCGTTCGTTCAGAAAAGCAATAAAGGGAGAACTGGAAACCTGGGGAACGTTAAAGCGAACAGGAAACGTTAAAGAGCAAGTGGCTTAA